The region tggacgccgggcgggcggccaacccaaacggacaaaaaaggacaaatgcgccgtccgtttgggtcggcacgttggagttgctctaatgacTTTGTTAGAGTGTCAATTTGTCCCAAAATCACCATATTATCGGTTATTACGGGGATTGGGCCATTTGACAATTCTGTTAGAGTTGCTCTTAGCTAGCTCAACGACATTGTTACTACATGGTATTCCCTCCGTTCAAAAATATTTGTCGGAGAAattgataaaaagggatgtatctagaactaaaatatgtctagatacatccatttctccgacgagtattttcggacagaggaagTACTATCTTTATAATATTACAGTCTAATTAATTATTCCTTCGCATATCATTCACAGCAACCAACTAAAGTACCAAGCTCCCTAAAAAAAAAAACTAAAGTACCAAGCTAGCGATAGTCATTGCATCGTCCCTTTCTCTGCGTGTCTGCACCAACTCCCTCTGCTTTTATCCATCTATTAATTCACCCCCTCAGCCTCCAAGATTTCACCCTCACAAGCAGAACCCACCCGCTATCCTATCATGGCTCCTCACGCCGctgtcctcctctccctcctcctgcTCACCACCTGCGCGGCGGACACGCACCTCCACTTCTTCCTCCACGACGTGGTCTCCGGCAGCAACCCGACGGCGGTGCAGGTCATCAAGGGTCCTGCCTCGTCGTCCAACGCCCTCCCGGGCGTGGCCTTCGGCGACACGACCGTCATCGACGACGCGCTGACGGAGTCCTCGTCGCCGACGTCGGCGCCCGTGGGGCGCGCGCAGGGGTTCTACATGATGTCGTCGCAGTCGGGCATGGTGCTGATGATGTGCGTGAACCTGCTGCTCACCACGGGGGACTACAACGGCAGCACGCTGGCCGTCATCGGCCGCGACGACGTCATGACCACCACGCGGGAGCTCTCCGTGGTGGGCGGCACGGGGAAGTTCCGGATGGCGACGGGGTACGTGGTGTGGAAGACCAACAGCTCGAGCGGCGCCGACGCCACCATCGAGCTTGACGTCTACACCACCGGCCTCAACGGCACCACCATCGACGCCAACGCGCCCGTCTCCCCCATCGACGGGGGCGGCGCCGGTGCGGCCGGCGGCGCCACCGGCAAGTCGTCCTCGGGCGCGGCGGCGCTGAGAGGAGCAGTGCCGTACGGGTGGGCCAACGCGTGGGTGGCCGCCGTCCTTGTAGCTCTGGCTGGTTGCGTTTGGTGAGCAGCTCGATTCGATCCACCATGAATCTGAGTGAGTGGGAGCGGGGTCCATCCATACAACGGAATAGATCTTGATTAGGCGTGAGGAGTTGGTCGGTGTAGTGGTGTCTTGTGTGGTTGGTGATGATGGGGTGGGTGCTTTCTTGTCGCTGTTCGGGTTGGGTTTGGTGATGTACACATGACTACACATCTTCCATGCGTGCGGGAGCGTGAGAGATTACTTTCCGGCTACTACATCCATTTGATTATTACCTAGAAGAACCGATTCTCACATTTTTATATATGGTGTTTTTAGGGCATATAtaatggtggcatatggatacatatgcttcatgacaaaaagtaatttgaggcaTCTACATTTATTTTTTCTCCCCAATGCAAGCTATCACTAGTGGACCTCATTAAGAAATACTAGAAAATAAAAACATTAGTACACATGCATCCCTACTTTTCACTTcaaccttttcagcttttgtcaccggatcacactttttctcttcaagcacccgcctcctggagaggatcccgcttccctatccgaacctactttacgtcatatccgatcctacatggcatgtgaggcatcaccttgaggctatgcattgtacatgtcCTTATTGGTTGTCATGGGCATCCATAGCGAGCTTGAGCATCTTGTCCTTCTTTTGGCCCACCTAAAGGAATGACGGTGCAGTGCACATAAGGGCAACCCCGCGACCTCAAATGGTCCGATCCGTCTATTTGGGGGTCAACAAACAGACCAAGCGGCCCCACCTGCGGAAACAAACGGATCAATGTCCGTTTTCGATCCGCTTTCGACCCATTTCCGGTTCAAATTTTGATCGCGCTTGCGTCGAAACAGGCAGCGCGTTGACGGGCGGGATGCACGCCCTTGTCCTTCTCTGGCCCCTCGTCGGGGACACGCCCGCCCACTTTCCCTCCATTTCGCCGAAAACCCTCCCACGCGCTTCCCTCCCTCCACCATGGCCAGCGACCAGGCCGCTCGCCCCGCACCGAAGAAGGCTACCAAGAAGCCGCGGTCAGAGCTCACGCCAGCGGAGGTCGCCAAGCTCGACGCCGAATCGGCCAAGAGGAGGAACCGACGGACAAAggtggcggagaagaaggccgctgtCGACTACGCCGCCGAGGCGACCACACTGCATGCCGCGTTGCACCAGGTCGACGTCGAGGACAAGGAGTCCATCGTCGGCAAGTCGCACACCCTATGTTAGGGTTGTGTCGACCCCCGCCGGTGATTCTCTCGGTCGCTGCCATGGCCGcggcgagcacaggctcgtcgTACGTTCGTCCTCCGCAGCACCGGACCCCGAGCATGTCCGTCACACTCGAGACGCCAGGGCATTGTGCTCCGCCGCTGCATGGCCATGAGCAGATACGGTTCTCCACGTCGTCGTACTGCAGCATGGTCGCTCCGGCCACGCCCGCGgacgtcatcgacctcaacgtcacgccgGGGTACAGTGGTGCTGGCCAACCGTCCGACGGGACGCAAAGGAAGCAGCCCGGGTTGAACCCTTCGGGCAACATGGCCGGCGCCCACAGGTTGTTCGACGAAATGCCACTGCCGACGCCGACGGTCGATGACCCTGACTACGCGATGTTCATGGAGAACGTCATTTTCGAGGGCTGTGGTGAGGCCTTCCACGTCGACGGCCAAGGCCAAGTTTTTGATCCTGACGCGACCCAAAGCCTGGACGGCCGCGACCACTATGGTGACACTCAATTCGCCGGCCATGATGAAGATGAGGACGACCATGGCAACTCATGGCATGAAATGATGACTTGTATTGTGAAGACGAGAAAGAAGAGGTCGACATTTCGGCAGAGCCATTGGTGTTTATTAATGAGCTCACCCAAAGGGCCGAAGCACAAAAGAAGAGGCAAGGAATTCACACGGGATCATACACCCAAGAGTAGGACACTTTGATTTGCGAGAGTTGGATGAAGATAGGCCAAGATCCCATGAAAGGTGCCGAGAAAAAATGACCCCTCTTTTGGACAAGAGTTCACATGAACTTTCATGAGCGAAGGAAGTTTGCCCCCTACCAATTTTCGAGCATCAGCGGCATCAACTCATTCCAAAAGAGATGGGAGTTCATTCAATGAAAGTGCAACAAGTATTGTGCTGCGCTTGAGAGCGTCAAAGCTCGTCTCGTGAGTGGCCTAGGACTGGGTGACTTGGTATGAACCTCTCATTTTTTCATCTTGTGCACTTTCTTGTTAGCATGCCATTTATATGTTTCATGCATCTTGTGTCCtttcatgttacaattgtggccaCATCTTTGATTGTGTAAGCCTTCCAAACTTTGGAAGCCTTCAAGGACCGGCACAAGAACAAGCCGTTTACTCTACTCTCAAGCATTGTTGGTCGCTCATCAAAGATTGTCCCAAGTTCAAAGACCAATATGCCGCTCGtaagaagaaaggagggaaggcGGCTGTGGCTGATGAGGAAGGCTTGCTGAAGAGGCCAAGGGGCAAGACAAGCTCGAAGGCTGACGAGAAGCATGATGCGTCTTCCATAGCCTTGCAAGGAACTTTGGAGAACATTATGACCCAAAAGGAagtgagggaggagaggaggagcaaATGAAGATATACCTAGAGATCCAAACGAAGAAGCTTGACATGGAGGAGGCTAAGAAGAGGGGGAAGCTTGACATCGAGGAGTCCGCACAACCCAAGAAGCTCgagatcgaggccaccaatgccaacACCAAAGCAAAAGAGGTGGCACTCGTGATCATGAGCATCAACAAGAACAACATGTCACCGGAGAGGAAGACTTGGTTCACGAACCGGCAGAAGGAGATGTTCACCCGCGACGGTGTGAACTTGGTGAGACCTCGGCGTGGACTATGGTCGTTCATTTTGAAGGTTGGCTGGTGTGCCGGCCGCTGGCTTTGTTGACGACCCCAAAAACTTGTCCATTTTGAAGGCTGACTTGTGTGTCGGCCACTGGCTTTGTTGCCAATGGAAAAAACATGTCCATTTTGAAGGTTGGCCAGTGTGTCGGCCGACGGCTTTGTTGCCGGCATGAAACTTGAGTGGGCATTCTGTAGACCGTTGCCTTTGTTGCAGGCCGACATGAACTGGCGTGAACGCAGCCACTGGCGTGAACTATGTCTGCTACCATTTAGTACATCTTTTGTTCTTTTCATATTTGCATGCACAGCGGCGAGATGCAACCGAAGATGCAGCCGTGCGACGCATCCACAAATCCAAGCGGACATGACCTCATTGTCACCCCCAAACAGACAAAATCCGGACAAAATGGACGTCCATTTGGGGTCGCGTGTTTGAGTTGGCCTAATTTTCTTTCCTCTTTCTAGTTGGTGTATATGTCATAGCTCGATTGCTATAGATTTCCTTTTATTTGAAGCTACTATAGATTTCCTTTGTTTGTAGTGAAATACACCCTTCATAAAGTAATAGTATTGGATGTTTTAAATCATTAAAGTAGtaatctaaaacatcttatatttctttatagaggaagCACATGATGGTCGCCTAAAAGTACGGTTTCTCATGCTAAAAGATTTGAGACGTCTTGTAAACTACTCCCTTTGTAACAATGTAAAAAAATTATCAAAAGTCATattctgctcccgagctcaaatgCACCCTGTGAACCGTGAAATCGAAAAAAATAGTaaattttttcaaaaaagtatatgatttttttgctaaactttggcAAATGTTTTGTATGCTGGCAAAATTTCAGCACGAAACGACATTCTTTGAAGGCGTGGCAAGAAAGCAAAATCAGcatgaccatacgtgcatgcttcgggaatcacaaaccttaacaccaatattcttactaaaccaaaaTTATTCACTAGTACAACCCACATATCGtcgtctctatatcgcaaaactattgaaaggaatcaaacttatcatattcagtgatctacatgagagtttttattatatccctattgaatacctatcatatcaggaccaatttcataacccgtgcatattgccattactatttgttaaactctcaaaaagatatacatGAAGCAGGACagtgcaactatttctttaaaataccgccgtgctctaaaagatataagtgaagcactagagcaactcactagctcaaacgatataagtgaagcacatgggtaTTCTAACGAATTGCAAAAAATTGTGtgcccctctcaaaaggtgtgtgcaacaacaatgattgtggcaaactaaaaagcaaacaaagcaaagactcatataatatacgatgctccaagcaaaactcatatcagtgatgaataaaaatatagctccagctAATATACCGATGGTTTGTAAACGAAAGagcggatgccatccggggcatccccaagcttggacgcTTGGGTCTCCTtgcatattaccttggggtgcacggagatgtgtctaggtcatgtctacatagtgctcGAACTCGCagggtacgcacgcttaacattcgatgacgatttgtattatgagttatgtgttttggtgaccgaagtttgttcggagtcccggatgagatcgcggacatgacgaggattctcgaaatggtcgagaggtaaagatttttatattggaaggttacattcggacaccggaatggttttgggaaGTTTCAGATaaattttggagtaccgggaggttaccggatacCCCCAGGATATTGTTGGGCCTAcatggccctagtggagagaggggGCAGGAGGTCAACAGGTGGCGCGTGCCCCCCtagccaaaccgaattggactaggggtgggggcgcggccccctctttccttctccctctccctctctcccttcccccttctcctactacggaaaggaaaggggagtcctactaggatttgGAGTCCTAATGGGACTCCCCCCACTTCGCGTgccccctaggccggccgcctcctcccctcctttatatatgggggcaggggccaCCCCAAAGAcagaacattgtcttagccgtgtgcggttcccccctccaccgtttactcctccgatagtatcatcgtagtgcttaggcgaagccctgcgcgggtcacatcatcaacaccgtcatcacgctgtcgtgctgacgaaactctcccttaaccctctgctggatcaagagtttgagggacgtcattgagctgaacgtgtgctgaactcggaggttccATAAGTTCGGTGCTAGATTggttgatcgtgaagacgttcgactacatcaaccgcgttaacataatgcttccgcttttggtctacgagggtacgtggacacactctccccctctccttgctatgcatctcctagatagatcttgcgtgatcgtaggaatttttttgaaattgcatgctacattccccaacagtggtatcagagccaggtttatgtgtagatgatatgcacgagaagaacacaaagatttgtgggcgataatagtcatactgcttaccaccaacatcttactttgattcggtggtattgttggatgaagcggcccggaccgacattacatgactgtgttcatgagactggttctaccaacgtgctttgcacacaggtggctggcgggtgtctgtttctccaactcatttgaatcaagtttgactatgaccggtccttgttgaaggttaaaacagcacacttgacgaaaaatcgttgtggttttgatgcgtagataagatcggttcttgctagaagcccgtagcagccacataaaacttgcaataacaaagtagaggacgtctaacttgtttttgcagggtatgttgtgatgtgatatggtcaagacatgatgtgatacaaattgttgtatgagatgatcatgttttgtaacaaagttatcggcagctggccggagccatatggttgtcgctttattgtatgaaatgcaatggccatgtaattgctttactttatcactaagcggtagcgatagtcgtagaagcaatagttggcaagacgacaacgatgctacgattgagatcaaggtgtcaagccggtgacaatggagatcatgatggtgctttggagatggagatcaaaggcacaagatgatggtggccatatcatgtcacatattttgattgcatgtgatgtttatcttttatgcatcttattttgcttagtacaacggtaccattataagatgatccctcactaaatttcaagatataagtgttctccctgagtatgcatcgatgctacagttcgtcgtgctgagacaccacgtgatgatcgggtgtgataagctctgcgttcacatacaacgggtgcaagccagttttgcacgtgcagaatactcgggttaaacttgacgagcctagcatatgcagatatgtcctcagaacactactccatctcacgtataTATATTCACATTCacgtgagaaggagtttctctcgaaagaagtgagtgggaggaaagttgaacttgatgtggtaattgtacctactctcaatttggaaagtagctcatccgagaaatttgttcccgtgatgcctacaccaactggagaggaagctaatgataatgatcatgaaacttcagatcaagtttctacaaaaccttgtaggttaaccagagtacggtccgcaccagagtggcacggtaatcctattctggaagtcatgttactagatcatgatgaacctactaactatgaggaagcgatgatgagcccaaattccgcgaaatggcttggggccatgaaatctgagataggatccatgtatgagaacaaagtgtggactttggtggacttgcccgatgatcggcaagccattgagaataaatggatcttcaagaggaagacggacgccgaTGGCAGTGTCACTATCTACATAGCTCGACTAgtagcaaaaggttttcgacaagttcaaggtgttgactacaatgagattttctcaaccgtagcgatgcttaagtccatccaaatcatgttagcaattgccatattttatgaaatctggcaaatggatgtaaaaactgcattccttaaatggatatctttaagaagagttgtatatgatgcatgtcgtggtatttcctcgacatatgccaagggatggcttatcatgtgtGGGGACAAGAGTGCGTTCCCGGTCTCTAGAAGCGGGAGTAGGCAAGACCTCAAATGACGCCGGGTCTTACCCAGGTTAggggctctctgtggagataacacccctaatcctgctctgcggggtctccgcatcacTATGATCAAATAGCGGGCTACAAGATTGTTCCTTGAGCTGTttgggctagaggaggaagaaggcaagcTAGCTCTACTTCTCCCTAGCTATGTGTGTGTAATGGCTGgaatggtgatacgtccattttgcatcatgcttttatatcgatatttattgcatcatgggctgttattaaacgttatgtcacaatacttatgcttattctctcttaatttacaaggtttacatgaagagggagaatgccagcaactagaattctgggctggaaaaggagcaaatattagagacctattctgcataacttcaaaagtcctgaaactacacggaagttatttttggaattaataaaaaatactgagtgaagaaaataccagagggggccacccaccgtccacgagggtggggggcgcgccctacccccctgggcgcgcccccctgcttcGGGGCAggcctccactgcccatcttctgctatatgaagtcttttaccctggaaacaatcataagcaagctttcggaatGAGACACCgccgccatgaggtggaaccttggcggaaccaatctagagctccggccgagctgttctgctggggaaacatccctccgggagggggaaatcatcatcatcgtcatcaccatcgatcctctcatcgggagcgggtcaatctccatcaacatcttcaccagcaccatctcctctcaaaccctagttcatctcttgtatccaatctttgtcccaaaaccttagattggtacctgtgggttgctagtagtgttgatttctccttgtagttgatgctagttggtttatttggtggaagatcatatgttcagatcctttatgcatattaatacccctctgattatgaataatgaatatgatttgtgagtagttacgtttgttcctgaggacatgggagaagtcttgctataagtagtcatgtgaatttggtattcgtttgatattttgatgagatgtatgttgtctttcctctagtggtgttatgtgaacgtcgactacatgacacttcaccattgtttgggcctagaggaagtcattgggaagtaataagtagatgatgggttgctagagtgacagaagcttaaaccctagtttatgagttgcttcgtaaggggctggtttggatccatatgtttcatgctatggttaggtttaccttaatacttcttttgtagttgcggatgcttgcaataggggttaatcataagtgggatgcttgtccaagaaagggcagtacccaagcaccggtccacccacataccaaattatcaaagtaacaaacacggatcatatgagcttgatgaaaactagcttgacgataattcccatgtgtcctcgggagcgcttttctctatataagagtttgtacaggcttgttctttgctacaaaaaggattgggccatcttgctgcaccttatttactttcattacgtgttgcccgttacaaattaccttatcacaaaactatatgttaccgataatttcagtgcttgcagagaataccttactgaaaaccgcttgtcatttccttttgctcctcattgggttcgacactcttacttatcgaaaggactatgatagaccccctatacttgtgggtcatcaagactcttttctggcgccattgctggggagtgaagcgcctttggtaagtggaacttggtaaggaaaaatttatatagtgtgctgaaatttactgtcacttgttactatggaacataatcctttgaggggtttgttcggggtatcttcaccccgaccagttgagcaaagagttgctcctcaacctactgaacctactgaaaatgtttactttgaaattccttcgggtatgatagagaaactgctagttaatccttttacaggagatggaacattgcatcccgatttgcacctaatctatgtggctgaagtttgtggattatttaagcttgcaggtatgtccaaggatgttatcaagaagaaggtcttccctttatctttgaagggaaaggcattgacatggtttaggctatgtgatgatatgggatcatggaactacaaccgactgaaattggaatttcatcagaagttttatcctatgcatcttgttcatcacgatcataattatatatatatatatatatatatatatatatatatatatatatatatatataacttttggcctcgcgaaggagaaagtgtcgctcaagattgggggtggCTTAAGTCaaggttatattcatgccccaatcatgatctctcaagagaaattattattcaaaatgttTATGCTCGGCTTGCTCTCAACAATCGcttcatgctcgatacttcttgtacttgttcttttatgatgaagactattgaattcaaatgggatttattggaaagaattaaatgcaactctgaagattgggatctcgacgaaggtaaggagtcatgtataacacctaagtttgattgtgttaaatcttttatggatatcgatgcttttcgtgaatttagcactaaatatggacttgactctaagatagtagcttctttctgtgaatcatttgctactcatgtcgatctccctaaggagaagttgtttaaatataatccttccattgaagtaaaagtagttgcacctattaaagttgaagaaaagtctATCACTtaaaatgatcctattgttcctactacctatattgagaaaccacctttccctattaggataaaggatcatgctaaagcttcaactgtggttcgtaagagtaatactagaacacctacaccacctgagcaaattaaagttgaacccagtgttgctatggttaaagatctcttggctgataatattgaagggcatgctatttacttctatgatgaagctgttagaattgctagacccgatactaaaagtaaatatagacctattgtaggcatgcctgttatttctgttaaaataggagatcattgttatcatggcttatgtgatatgggttctagtgcaagtgcaatacctcattccttatacgaagaaattacacatgatattgcacctgctgagatagaagaaatcgatgttacaattaagcttgccaatagagatacaatttcaccagttgggattgttagagatgttgaagtctggtgtgggaaagttaaatatcatgctgattttcttgttcttggttccccacaagatgacttttgtcccattatatttggtagacccttcttgaatactattaatgctaagatagactgcaaaaaggatattttcacgattggtttaggggatatgtctcatgactttaattttgctaaatttcgtatacaaccccatgataaagaatttcctagtaaggatgaaattattggtcttgcttctattgccgtgcctcctaatgatcctttagaacaatatttgctagaccatgaaaatgatatgtttatgaatgaaagaagggagatagatgaagtattctttaaacatggacctattttgaaacacaacttgcctattgaaattctaggggatcctctaccacccaagggtgatcccgtgtttgagcttaaaccactacctgatactcttaaatatgcttatcttgatgaaaagaagatgtatcttgttattattagtgctaacctttcagagcaggaagagggaaattattgaaaactctaaagaagcaccgtgctgcta is a window of Triticum dicoccoides isolate Atlit2015 ecotype Zavitan chromosome 2B, WEW_v2.0, whole genome shotgun sequence DNA encoding:
- the LOC119363918 gene encoding dirigent protein 1-like yields the protein MAPHAAVLLSLLLLTTCAADTHLHFFLHDVVSGSNPTAVQVIKGPASSSNALPGVAFGDTTVIDDALTESSSPTSAPVGRAQGFYMMSSQSGMVLMMCVNLLLTTGDYNGSTLAVIGRDDVMTTTRELSVVGGTGKFRMATGYVVWKTNSSSGADATIELDVYTTGLNGTTIDANAPVSPIDGGGAGAAGGATGKSSSGAAALRGAVPYGWANAWVAAVLVALAGCVW